From a region of the Tenggerimyces flavus genome:
- a CDS encoding SigE family RNA polymerase sigma factor, whose amino-acid sequence MGGEDTADVSFRDFVAGRSAALLRSAFLLTGDAGKAEDLLQTALAKTWRHWARVNREGTGEAYVRRVLYTTYASWWQRRWRAEVPTAEPPDREAADAYRGVEERTTLLRALATLPAGQRAVVVLRFFEDRTEAETAELLTITVGTVKSQTARALARLRASEIVAGLVEEER is encoded by the coding sequence ATGGGCGGAGAGGACACCGCGGACGTCTCGTTCCGCGATTTCGTGGCGGGGCGCTCGGCGGCGTTGTTGCGCTCGGCGTTCCTGCTCACCGGAGACGCTGGGAAAGCCGAGGACCTCCTCCAGACAGCGCTGGCCAAGACCTGGCGGCACTGGGCGAGGGTCAATCGCGAAGGGACCGGGGAGGCGTACGTACGACGCGTCCTCTACACCACCTATGCGAGCTGGTGGCAGCGGCGCTGGCGCGCCGAGGTGCCGACGGCGGAGCCGCCGGACCGCGAGGCGGCCGACGCGTACCGCGGCGTGGAGGAACGAACGACGTTGCTCCGTGCGCTCGCGACGCTGCCGGCCGGCCAGCGCGCGGTCGTCGTCCTGCGGTTCTTCGAGGATCGCACGGAGGCGGAGACCGCGGAGCTGCTGACGATCACGGTGGGCACCGTCAAGAGCCAGACAGCACGCGCGCTGGCACGACTGCGAGCTTCCGAGATCGTGGCCGGGCTGGTCGAGGAGGAGCGATGA